One Gadus chalcogrammus isolate NIFS_2021 chromosome 4, NIFS_Gcha_1.0, whole genome shotgun sequence DNA segment encodes these proteins:
- the LOC130381778 gene encoding long-chain fatty acid transport protein 6 yields the protein MIVWLLTTFSAGLLAIFLYQWTTHPFFWVDLKNYLKLRSFKKEMQIRMRKGIVTYLDTFLYQARITPDKPFIIYESQSLTYQDVDKRSNQFAKVFRSAGSLKMGDVVALLMCNHPDFICVWFGLCKLGCEVAFLNFNIKASSLLSCLQSCGAKSLVVGADLVASLDEVLPTLKASDISLWTVDHSAPCDGFNSLLDKLDKVSEEPLPDPPKVNVMSNFLFIFTSGTTGHSKAARLGHLKAIMSMAFLRFCGVTSDDIVYITLPLYHMSASLLGVGGCIQLGATCVLKKKFSASQFWKDCVKYDVTVFQYIGELCRYLVNHAWVTEEGAHRVRLAAGSGLRPDVWREFARRFGNIKIREGYGLTEASVGFLNYTDEIGPIGRASYFNKLSMPFELLKYDPKTYGPIREDSGRCIKAPKGEAGMLVAPLTVTSQFLGYAGNKTQTESKVLRDVVRPGDVYFNTGDLLLCDHRDFLYFCDRIGDTFRWKGENVATTEVSEVLGSLDFLQEVNVYGVTVPGYEGRVGMAAIILKPDHKLDGAEIYKQLVGRLPSYAWPWFLRIQTCPEMTETFKQQKGKLVHEGFNPAVVKEPLYFMSLSQKDYISLSQSLYDDIISGKILL from the exons ATGATTGTGTGGTTGTTGACGACATTCTCGGCAGGACTACTCGCTATTTTTCTCTACCAATGGACAACACATCCGTTCTTTTGGGTCGATTTAAAGAACTACTTGAAACTTCGGAGTTTCAAAAAGGAGATGCAGATTCGTATGCGGAAGGGAATCGTGACATACCTCGACACTTTTCTTTACCAAGCGAGAATAACCCCTGACAAACCCTTCATCATCTACGAAAGCCAATCCCTCACGTACCAAGATGTGGACAAAAGAAGCAACCAGTTTGCTAAAGTGTTTAGATCTGCAGGATCTTTAAAGATGGGGGACGTGGTGGCTCTTCTGATGTGTAACCACCCGGACTTCATTTGTGTGTGGTTCGGCCTGTGCAAACTGGGCTGTGAAGTCGCCTTTCTCAACTTCAACATCAAGGCGTCCTCCCTCCTGAGTTGTCTGCAAAGCTGTGGAGCCAAGTCACTTGTGGTGGGCGCCG ATTTGGTGGCTTCTTTAGACGAGGTGCTGCCCACCCTGAAGGCTAGTGATATCTCCTTGTGGACGGTAGACCACAGCGCTCCTTGTGATGGCTTCAACAGTCTGCTGGATAAACTGGACAAGGTGTCTGAAGAGCCATTGCCTGATCCTCCCAAAGTTAACGTCATGTCTAACTTCCTCTTCATATTCACCTCAGGCACTACTG GTCATTCTAAAGCCGCGCGGTTGGGTCACCTCAAAGCCATCATGAGCATGGCCTTCCTCCGGTTCTGTGGCGTCACGTCCGACGACATCGTGTACATCACTCTCCCGTTGTACCACATGTCCGCCTCCCTGCTGGGGGTCGGTGGGTGCATACAGCTGG GTGCAACGTGTGTGTTGAAGAAGAAGTTCTCGGCCAGTCAGTTCTGGAAGGACTGTGTGAAGTACGATGTGACTGTGTTCCAGTACATAGGAGAGCTCTGCCGCTACCTGGTCAACCATGCATGG gtcaCCGAGGAGGGGGCCCACCGCGTGAGGCTGGCGGCGGGCAGCGGCTTACGGCCCGACGTGTGGCGGGAGTTTGCCCGGCGCTTTGGGAACATCAAGATCCGGGAGGGCTACGGTCTGACCGAGGCCAGCGTGGggttcctcaactacaccgacGAGATCGGGCCCATCGGAAGGGCCAGCTACTTCAACAAG CTTTCTATGCCGTTTGAGCTCTTGAAGTATGATCCCAAAACATACGGCCCGATCCGCGAAGACTCCGGAAGATGCATAAAAGCCCCAAAAG GGGAGGCAGGCATGCTGGTGGCCCCCCTGACGGTCACCAGTCAGTTCCTGGGCTACGCGGGGAACAAGACCCAGACGGAGAGCAAGGTCCTGAGGGACGTGGTCCGGCCTGGAGACGTCTACTTCAACACGGGAGACCTGCTCCTCTGCGACCACAGGGACTTCCTGTACTTCTGCGACCGCATCGGAGACACCTTCAG GTGGAAAGGAGAAAATGTAGCCACTACAGAGGTCTCTGAGGTCCTGGGAAGCCTGGACTTCCTCCAGGAGGTGAACGTCTATGGTGTCACTGTGCCAG GATATGAAGGTCGGGTGGGCATGGCTGCAATCATCTTAAAGCCGGATCATAAATTAGACGGTGCTGAAATCTACAAGCAGTTAGTCGGAAGACTCCCGTCCTATGCCTGGCCATGGTTTCTCCGAATTCAG ACCTGCCCGGAAATGACGGAGACGTTCAAACAACAGAAGGGGAAACTGGTCCACGAGGGCTTCAACCCAGCAGTGGTGAAGGAGCCCCTGTatttcatgtctctctctcagaaggACTACATTTCCCTTTCTCAAAGTCTGTACGATGACATCATCTCCGGCAAGATTTTACTGTAG